The following coding sequences lie in one Anolis carolinensis isolate JA03-04 unplaced genomic scaffold, rAnoCar3.1.pri scaffold_11, whole genome shotgun sequence genomic window:
- the lysmd2 gene encoding lysM and putative peptidoglycan-binding domain-containing protein 2 yields MAESLPAAGLGLREEPLPGPEGGESEAELSLGLARVKARSYGSTASARAPLAHRLHPHRLRPGDTLQGLALQYGVTMEQIKRANKLFTNDCMFLKKTLNIPVISEKPLLFNGLNALESPENDSDSLSSCEEGPVTVQEDNSSPSPPETDSQLPPPEELSAKDFLHRLDLQIKLSKQAAQKLKPEDSREDNEENSYATSSYQQ; encoded by the exons ATGGCGGAGTCGCTGCCGGCGGCGGGGCTGGGGCTGCGGGAGGAGCCCCTCCCGGGTCCCGAGGGCGGCGAGAGCGAGGCGGAGCTGTCCCTGGGCCTGGCCCGCGTCAAAGCCCGCTCCTACGGCAGCACCGCCTCCGCCCGCGCCCCCCTCGCCCACCGCCTCCACCCACACCGCCTCCGCCCCGGAGACACCCTCCAGGGCCTCGCCCTCCAGTACGGCGTCACG aTGGAACAAATAAAAAGGGCAAATAAACTGTTTACAAATGACTGTATGTTTCTGAAGAAAACATTGAATATTCCTGTTATATCTGAGAAGCCATTGCTATTTAATGGACTTAATGCACTAGAGTCTCCTGAGAATGACTCTGACAGCCTGTCTTCTTGTGAAGAAGGTCCAGTGACAGTTCAGGAAGACAACTCTTCACCCAGCCCTCCAGAAACTGACAGTCAGCTTCCTCCACCTGAAGAGTTATCTGCCAAAGATTTTCTACACAGACTGGATTTACAGATTAAGTTGTCCAAGCAGGCAGCTCAGAAATTAAAACCAGAAGACAGCAG GGAGGACAACGAAGAAAATTCCTATGCAACTTCTTCCTATCAGCAGTAG